CATCCCGACCAGCTCGCAGTACGGGCTCGCGATCGTCGGCCAGCCCGACGCCGCTGCGCCGCTGGGAGGAGCCGTGCCCAACAACAACACGGAGGCGAATGACATGCACGTCAGCGTCACGAACGCCGGCACGGGCAGCATCATCAACCTCATAGGCAACTCCAAGCCGCAGGAAGGCATGAAGGAGATACAAGAACATGTTAGGAATGAAAGATTTAAAGTTGTAAAAATCGAAAGCACGGAGCCTTTCCGCCGTGGCAGGTGGATGTGCATGGATTATCTCGATCATACTACAACCCAGCAGAATGCCCCGATCACCCTCAACAACAACTTAGACGTCACCGAGACTAATACATTGCAAGCCCCCGACAGTGGAGTGGTCATAAACGATAGTCAACATGATGATATGTGTAACGATCTGTGCAATAAAGGGCCTAAAGATCAAGTGAGTGTTGTGCAACAAATGGATCAAGGTGTTCAGAAACAGTTTCCAATGGCTTCCCCGGGACAATCTTTGACCCAACCTATTAACATGGTCCAACAACAAATGCCCGTTACTCAGTCAGTGTCCGTACAGTCTCCTCCTCTAGAGATGCCACAGCAAATGCCAAACCAGAACATGCAGGCCAACCAGCCCGTGGGACACCAACACCCACAGAGCATGACACACATTCAAATGCAGAATGCGACGCAGAGTCATCCTCAGCCTAACCAGCAACAGCAAGTTCAGCAAATTCCACAAAGCTTTCCACAACATCAGCTTCAACAAGTGATCGCACAGTCCCAAGGTATCCCCATGCAGCAGATACCGATGCATCAGCAAATGCCCCAGCAGATGCAGCAAATTCCTAACCAGCAAATGCAACAGATCAATCAGCATTTGCCTCAAGCTCAGCTCACTAACATGCAACTACAGCAGCAGATGCCTCAGATGCAAGGCATGCCCAACCAGGGACAATTAACTCAAGTGACGGGCCAACAGCCACAAATGCAACAAATTCAAATGCAACCTATGCAAGGTCAGCCAAACCCGCAGCAAATTCATCAGATGCAACAGGCTCAGATCCCCAATATGGGACAGAGTCACCATCTCCAGAATCAACAAGCGATGGGGGCACAGCAAGCCCAACTCCAACATTTGTCTAGTCAGGCCCAGATGCAGGCGTTGCAGAACCAGCAAATGCCAAATCACATACAACAAATGCAGATACCCACGCAGTTAACTGCGGCTAATCAACAGATTTCCCAGATGCAACCACAAATGCACCAGCTGCCGTCTCAGCCGCAGCAGTCGGTGGTGCCAGGGATGCATCCTCAGATGCAACAGCAAGGGATGGCCGTCGCTCAGCCGCAGTACAACCAAGCGGTCAACCAGCAAGCTAATCCACAGGCAATGATCAGTGCCACCATTCCATCTACACAGCAGCCGATGGTTCAACCTCAACATAACGTTCCTCAGTATCACTCGCAGCAAACGCAAATGTCGCAGCAGGGGCAGACCTTGCCTCAAGAGGTGCTGACTAGCATTGTAACATCTCAACAAGGTGCAACCCTTCCTTCCAATCTCCAGCCTATGGCTACTCAACCTCAGGGTTCAACGTTGCCGGCCAATCTCCAGATGGCCGGACAACAGCAGGCTCCGGTGCACACCATGGCTCCACAGCAAGGAAGTATGCAGCAAGGGAATATCCAAATGATGACAGCCCCTCAGAACATGCAGATGACTCTAGATGGGAATCAGCCCAGTATGCAAATGCCCGCCTCGGATCCGATATACATCCAGCAGCCTAACATCGGTCAACAGATGCCGACACATATGGCGCAGCCCCAGAATATGATGCAACAACAGCAGGGGCAGATGGGCAACGTGCAATATGTTCCTAACCAGCCAGTGGCTCAAGTGTCTATGGCTCATCAGAATATGCCCATGCCTATGCAGCAGAACATGCCAGTGGGAATGGGCGGAGGTGTTCACGCGAACGTGGTGCAATCTCAGACCAATATGGGTCTGGGATATGGTGGTGTGGTGCCTGTGATGTCGCAGAGCAGTGTGGCGCCCGTGGAGGCGACAGTGTCGGGGACTAACTCACCAGTTGTGTCGATGCCGGTCAATTCCACCGCGTACGTCAACAATGCAGCACAGCCGGGACATGACAGTCAGGGCTTCGGCAGCCCAGTGAGTGCAGTGGTGTCCCATGCGGTCAGTGGCGGTGTGGTGAGCAATGTGAATGTGAATGCGTGTGATAGTGGTGCTCCGGACGTGCCTCCAGACGGCTCGCAGGCCGGAGATACAGGTGACGGCAAGGAGGAGCCGCAGGCTGCACCGCCTCCAGAGGATGAAAGGTGAGTCAACTTTGCTTGGCGCCATCTATCTGATAAACTTTGATAAAAAAAGCAATTATTATTAAGCCACAATACATTCCATGATAAGATAAACTTGCATTAATGATGACTTTTATGCATTGATTAAATTCCAAGTCCAAAGAATAAATATGTGTTCCTAGTAGGTAGTTGGTTTATCATATCAAGTAAAAGATAACCGACAATGTGAATAGTTTTTAGAAAGAAATGATGCCTCAATCAATCCTATCCTCAgaattttgttggtttgtttgttttggaAAAGCTTTTATTTACCAAGTTATACATTTCTACAATTATAGTGAACTAGTGTAATTTCTAAAGCACTACTGGGGTTATCTGCAAAAGTGAGTTTTTATCACTTAGTGCTTTGATTATAGACTTAGTGATAACTTTATAAAACAGCTTTTTGCTGGCCGGGCCTTTTTATATTCATTGACTTGTTGCATTTCTGTTTTTGTTATGTTACTATTATGTGTGTCATagacttatttttataaaacataaataagtcGATGACACACACAATAGTAACATaacaaaaattactttttatttgATGATAGATAGGAAACTTAGGCTGAGAATTGAGATTAATATACTTTGACTTTTCATAGGCTTTACCTAAACTAGAAACAGATTTGTCAGAGATTtaaatatacataggtatattatgtctCAACTCTTGCTTTAAATGAACTTAAATCTTAGCAAAGTCAATGTATGTTCTATCTTAACAAGATCTCAACATTAATCTTTACCCAATATATCAGTTCATGATATTTTTGTCTCTATTAAGCAGCAGCactgtatattatatttaatttttaagccTAAAATTCAAAGTACCACATTCTGCTCtagatattaatatatttataataattattagttagtttttttttaaatagagatagcgagcaaacgagtagtTGCTTATTTTTTCCAGTTCACCACTTATA
This genomic stretch from Maniola hyperantus chromosome 2, iAphHyp1.2, whole genome shotgun sequence harbors:
- the LOC117991596 gene encoding protein bunched, class 2/F/G isoform-like isoform X1, with the translated sequence MADNLIQKSHKTSEKNKYNNVVHRTTSESLRLNESEKGVTHPTSLQSAHNPRKISSFQITSVTVGSRVSTDAGEDSADDLDESHTDDISRVTDIENETPSYSEDTFSKDDVFYNASSASLGCAPVIPTSSQYGLAIVGQPDAAAPLGGAVPNNNTEANDMHVSVTNAGTGSIINLIGNSKPQEGMKEIQEHVRNERFKVVKIESTEPFRRGRWMCMDYLDHTTTQQNAPITLNNNLDVTETNTLQAPDSGVVINDSQHDDMCNDLCNKGPKDQVSVVQQMDQGVQKQFPMASPGQSLTQPINMVQQQMPVTQSVSVQSPPLEMPQQMPNQNMQANQPVGHQHPQSMTHIQMQNATQSHPQPNQQQQVQQIPQSFPQHQLQQVIAQSQGIPMQQIPMHQQMPQQMQQIPNQQMQQINQHLPQAQLTNMQLQQQMPQMQGMPNQGQLTQVTGQQPQMQQIQMQPMQGQPNPQQIHQMQQAQIPNMGQSHHLQNQQAMGAQQAQLQHLSSQAQMQALQNQQMPNHIQQMQIPTQLTAANQQISQMQPQMHQLPSQPQQSVVPGMHPQMQQQGMAVAQPQYNQAVNQQANPQAMISATIPSTQQPMVQPQHNVPQYHSQQTQMSQQGQTLPQEVLTSIVTSQQGATLPSNLQPMATQPQGSTLPANLQMAGQQQAPVHTMAPQQGSMQQGNIQMMTAPQNMQMTLDGNQPSMQMPASDPIYIQQPNIGQQMPTHMAQPQNMMQQQQGQMGNVQYVPNQPVAQVSMAHQNMPMPMQQNMPVGMGGGVHANVVQSQTNMGLGYGGVVPVMSQSSVAPVEATVSGTNSPVVSMPVNSTAYVNNAAQPGHDSQGFGSPVSAVVSHAVSGGVVSNVNVNACDSGAPDVPPDGSQAGDTGDGKEEPQAAPPPEDESICGLALALGGSGSGSPPTVDARGSTATSRAPSPPPSERLQHTSASGTSAVAIDNKIEQAMDLVKSHLMFAVREEVEVLKERIAELMEKISQLEYENGILRAHASQDTLAQLPAASTKPPPQSQGPQPPVS
- the LOC117991596 gene encoding protein bunched, class 2/F/G isoform-like isoform X2, with product MADNLIQKSHKTSEKNKYNNVVHRTTSESLRLNESEKGVTHPTSLQSAHNPRKISSFQITSVTVGSRVSTDAGEDSADDLDESHTDDISRVTDIENETPSYSEDTFSKDDVFYNASSASLGCAPVIPTSSQYGLAIVGQPDAAAPLGGAVPNNNTEANDMHVSVTNAGTGSIINLIGNSKPQEGMKEIQEHVRNERFKVVKIESTEPFRRGRWMCMDYLDHTTTQQNAPITLNNNLDVTETNTLQAPDSGVVINDSQHDDMCNDLCNKGPKDQVSVVQQMDQGVQKQFPMASPGQSLTQPINMVQQQMPVTQSVSVQSPPLEMPQQMPNQNMQANQPVGHQHPQSMTHIQMQNATQSHPQPNQQQQVQQIPQSFPQHQLQQVIAQSQGIPMQQIPMHQQMPQQMQQIPNQQMQQINQHLPQAQLTNMQLQQQMPQMQGMPNQGQLTQVTGQQPQMQQIQMQPMQGQPNPQQIHQMQQAQIPNMGQSHHLQNQQAMGAQQAQLQHLSSQAQMQALQNQQMPNHIQQMQIPTQLTAANQQISQMQPQMHQLPSQPQQSVVPGMHPQMQQQGMAVAQPQYNQAVNQQANPQAMISATIPSTQQPMVQPQHNVPQYHSQQTQMSQQGQTLPQEVLTSIVTSQQGATLPSNLQPMATQPQGSTLPANLQMAGQQQAPVHTMAPQQGSMQQGNIQMMTAPQNMQMTLDGNQPSMQMPASDPIYIQQPNIGQQMPTHMAQPQNMMQQQQGQMGNVQYVPNQPVAQVSMAHQNMPMPMQQNMPVGMGGGVHANVVQSQTNMGLGYGGVVPVMSQSSVAPVEATVSGTNSPVVSMPVNSTAYVNNAAQPGHDSQGFGSPVSAVVSHAVSGGVVSNVNVNACDSGAPDVPPDGSQAGDTGDGKEEPQAAPPPEDESASGTSAVAIDNKIEQAMDLVKSHLMFAVREEVEVLKERIAELMEKISQLEYENGILRAHASQDTLAQLPAASTKPPPQSQGPQPPVS
- the LOC117991596 gene encoding protein bunched, class 2/F/G isoform-like isoform X3, translating into MADNLIQKSHKTSEKNKYNNVVHRTTSESLRLNESEKGVTHPTSLQSAHNPRKISSFQITSVTVGSRVSTDAGEDSADDLDESHTDDISRVTDIENETPSYSEDTFSKDDVFYNASSASLGCAPVIPTSSQYGLAIVGQPDAAAPLGGAVPNNNTEANDMHVSVTNAGTGSIINLIGNSKPQEGMKEIQEHVRNERFKVVKIESTEPFRRGRWMCMDYLDHTTTQQNAPITLNNNLDVTETNTLQAPDSGVVINDSQHDDMCNDLCNKGPKDQVSVVQQMDQGVQKQFPMASPGQSLTQPINMVQQQMPVTQSVSVQSPPLEMPQQMPNQNMQANQPVGHQHPQSMTHIQMQNATQSHPQPNQQQQVQQIPQSFPQHQLQQVIAQSQGIPMQQIPMHQQMPQQMQQIPNQQMQQINQHLPQAQLTNMQLQQQMPQMQGMPNQGQLTQVTGQQPQMQQIQMQPMQGQPNPQQIHQMQQAQIPNMGQSHHLQNQQAMGAQQAQLQHLSSQAQMQALQNQQMPNHIQQMQIPTQLTAANQQISQMQPQMHQLPSQPQQSVVPGMHPQMQQQGMAVAQPQYNQAVNQQANPQAMISATIPSTQQPMVQPQHNVPQYHSQQTQMSQQGQTLPQEVLTSIVTSQQGATLPSNLQPMATQPQGSTLPANLQMAGQQQAPVHTMAPQQGSMQQGNIQMMTAPQNMQMTLDGNQPSMQMPASDPIYIQQPNIGQQMPTHMAQPQNMMQQQQGQMGNVQYVPNQPVAQVSMAHQNMPMPMQQNMPVGMGGGVHANVVQSQTNMGLGYGGVVPVMSQSSVAPVEATVSGTNSPVVSMPVNSTAYVNNAAQPGHDSQGFGSPVSAVVSHAVSGGVVSNVNVNACDSGAPDVPPDGSQAGDTGDGKEEPQAAPPPEDESICGLALALGGSGSGSPPTVDARGSTATSRAPSPPPSERLQHTR